From the genome of Biomphalaria glabrata chromosome 1, xgBioGlab47.1, whole genome shotgun sequence, one region includes:
- the LOC106059011 gene encoding histamine H1 receptor-like, with product MVEYSSRYFQNSTLLTNGLSVSRSHPHLSHFELTILHILLDIWICLSNGSQLINILLTPALRCRPRNILVVNICFIELVIGLFVCPLYTDSLLVTNWRHIVPLCISFEAVFYAQTCVSTLAVLVLLVDRFYYLLSPRTLGLTWRWAVTTLLVILPWFIGLSLVCPLVVYGSTAGLNKDTRSCQVIWRTKYQTTTVFISFFLPAFLILTLATISVIAYVILSILDKRQPSVVSTDCHQEKRDSLCVILLASLASVALQFPYFILALIDIFCEDGGRRSCDTSESVWSQVMLANIIKSGVLPLVWLAYSDIRRGFMCYYRRSRPFSSVPSSEEEIVYRSKSTIL from the exons ATGGTTGAATATTCCTCGCGATATTTTCAAAACTCGACCTTATTGACCAACGGACTGTCCGTGTCCAGATCACATCCTCATCTAAGCCACTTTGAGCTGACCATACTCCATATATTGCTGGACATCTGGATCTGTTTGTCTAATGGTAGCCAG CTGATCAACATTCTTCTCACTCCTGCTCTAAGGTGTCGACCTCGAAATATCTTGGTGGTCAACATTTGCTTCATAGAACTGGTCATCGGTCTCTTTGTGTGTCCCCTCTATACGGACAGTCTTCTAGTG ACCAACTGGCGCCATATTGTCCCACTGTGTATCTCCTTCGAGGCGGTGTTCTACGCTCAGACCTGCGTGTCCACTCTGGCCGTCCTCGTCCTCTTGGTAGACAGGTTCTACTATCTCCTGTCTCCACGAACTTTGGGCTTGACCTGGAGGTGGGCGGTGACAACGCTGCTGGTCATCTTGCCGTGGTTCATTGGACTGTCTCTTGTCTGCCCTCTGGTTGTCTACGGATCGACCGCCGGACTGAACAAG GACACAAGGTCGTGTCAAGTGATCTGGAGGACCAAATACCAGACGACCACTGTGTTTATCAGTTTCTTCCTTCCCGCCTTCTTGATCCTCACCCTGGCCACCATCAGCGTCATCGCCTACGTCATTCTGTCCATTCTGGATAAGCGGCAGCCCTCCGTTGTCAGCACTGACTG CCACCAAGAGAAGCGAGACTCTCTGTGTGTGATACTGCTGGCCAGTCTGGCAAGTGTAGCTCTTCAGTTTCCTTACTTCATCCTGGCACTCATTGACATCTTCTGCGAGGACGGCGGAAGACGCTCCTGCGACACATCTGAAAGCGTCTGGTCACAGGTCATGCTGGCCAACATCATCAAGTCTGGCGTTCTTCCATTGGTCTGGCTGGCCTACTCCGATATCAGGCGTGGGTTCATGTGCTATTACCGAAGGTCAAGGCCATTTTCGAGTGTGCCATCTTCAGAGGAAGAGATAGTCTATAGGTCCAAGTCAACCATCTTATAA
- the LOC129924271 gene encoding elastin-like — protein MFQAVWYGVIDNVPGGVIDNVPGGVIDNVPDGVIDNVPGGVIDNVPGGVIDNVPDGVIDNVPDGVIDNVPDGVIDNVPGGVIDNVPGGVIDNVPDGVIDNVPGGVIDNVPDGVLDNVSDGVIDNVPGGVIDNVSGGVIDNVPGGVIDNVSGGVIDNVPGGVIDNVPDGVIDNVPDDVPDVPGGVIDNVPGGVIDNVPDGVIDNVPDDVPDVPDGVIDNVPDSVIDNVPDGVIDNVPDGVIDNVPGDVPDVPEVKCILYTSKCYYILPSVTS, from the exons ATGTTCCAGGCGGT ATGGT ACGGTGTTATAGACAATGTTCCAGGCGGTGTTATAGACAATGTTCCAGGCGGTGTTATAGACAATGTTCCAGACGGTGTTATAGACAATGTCCCAGGCGGTGTTATAGACAACGTTCCAGGCGGTGTTATAGACAATGTTCCAGATGGTGTTATAGACAATGTTCCAGACGGTGTTATAGACAATGTTCCAGACGGTGTTATAGACAATGTTCCAGGCGGTGTTATAGACAATGTTCCAGGCGGTGTTATAGACAATGTTCCAGACGGTGTTATAGACAATGTTCCAGGCGGTGTTATAGACAATGTTCCAGACGGTGTTTTAGACAATGTTTCAGACGGTGTTATAGACAATGTTCCAGGCGGTGTTATAGACAATGTTTCAGGCGGTGTTATAGACAATGTTCCAGGCGGTGTTATAGACAATGTTTCAGGCGGTGTTATAGACAATGTTCCAGGCGGTGTTATAGACAATGTTCCAGACGGTGTTATAGACAATGTTCCAGATGATGTTCCAGATGTTCCAGGCGGTGTTATAGACAATGTTCCAGGCGGTGTTATAGACAATGTTCCAGACGGTGTTATAGACAATGTTCCAGATGATGTTCCAGATGTTCCAGACGGTGTTATAGACAATGTTCCAGACAGTGTTATAGACAATGTTCCAGACGGTGTTATAGACAATGTTCCAGACGGTGTTATAGACAATGTTCCAGGTGATGTTCCAGATGTTCCAGAAGTCAAGTGTATACTTTATACCAGCAAGTGCTACTACATACTTCCATCAGTTACATCATAG